One Prunus dulcis chromosome 7, ALMONDv2, whole genome shotgun sequence DNA segment encodes these proteins:
- the LOC117633589 gene encoding F-box/kelch-repeat protein At1g55270-like, producing the protein MDRRIQPPLVDTTACLCRVDAGLKTVSGAKKYVPGAKLCLQPDIKPSIHPTRSKPLRGDGSRIQSPLLPGLPDDLAIACLIRVPRVEHRKLRLVCKRWYRLLVGNFFYSLRKSLGIAEEWIYLIKRDRDGKISWHAFDPVYQLWQPLPPVPKEYSEALGFGCAVLSGCHLYLFGGKDPLKGSMRRVIFYSARTNKWHRAPDMLRRRHFFGSCVINNCLYVAGGENEGMHRSLRSAEVYDPNKNRWSFISDMSTAMVPFIGVVYEGKWFLKGLGSHRQVLSEVYQPENDSWYSVYDGMVAGWRNPSAALNGHLYALDCKDGCKLRVYDEATDSWGKHIDSKMHLGNSRALEAASLVPLNGKLCIIRNNMSISLVDVSKSSDVGGASAEHLWETIAGRGQFRTLVTNLWSSLAGRNRLKSHIVHCQVLQA; encoded by the exons ATGGACAGAAGGATACAGCCTCCGCTG GTTGATACAACAGCATGTTTATGTAGAGTAGATGCTGGCCTTAAAACTGTTTCTGGAGCAAAAAAGTATGTCCCAGGGGCAAAGCTCTGTCTTCAGCCTGACATTAAACCCTCCATTCATCCAACTAGGAGTAAGCCTTTACGTGGTGACGGTAGCCGGATTCAGTCCCCTCTACTTCCTGGACTTCCAGATGATCTTGCCATTGCTTGCCTAATCAGGGTCCCAAGAGTTGAGCATCGTAAGCTCCGCCTGGTTTGCAAAAGATGGTACCGTCTTTTGGTTGGTAACTTCTTTTATTCCCTCCGTAAGAGCCTTGGCATTGCAGAAGAATGgatatatttaattaagagAGATCGAGATGGGAAAATCTCCTGGCATGCCTTTGACCCCGTATACCAGCTATGGCAACCCCTTCCTCCTGTCCCTAAGGAATATTCTGAAGCCCTTGGGTTTGGTTGTGCTGTACTCAGTGGCTGTCACCTCTATTTGTTTGGGGGAAAAGACCCGCTAAAAGGGTCAATGAGACGAGTCATTTTCTATAGTGCCAGGACCAATAAATGGCACCGTGCCCCAGATATGCTTCGGCGGCGGCATTTTTTTGGCTCATGTGTTATTAATAACTGCTTGTATGTTGCCGGTGGGGAGAATGAGGGGATGCATCGGTCCTTGAGATCTGCTGAAGTCTATGATCCCAACAAGAACAGATGGTCCTTCATTTCAGATATGAGCACTGCAATGGTGCCCTTCATTGGGGTTGTTTATGAAGGCAAATGGTTCTTGAAGGGGTTAGGGTCTCATCGGCAAGTTTTGAGTGAGGTCTACCAACCAGAAAATGACAGCTGGTACTCTGTGTATGACGGAATGGTTGCAGGCTGGAGGAACCCAAGTGCTGCTTTAAATGGGCATCTCTATGCTTTGGACTGCAAAGATGGCTGCAAACTTAGAGTTTATGATGAAGCGACTGATTCTTGGGGCAAGCATATCGACAGCAAGATGCATTTGGGTAATTCTAGGGCTTTGGAGGCAGCTTCCCTTGTTCCCCTGAATGGTAAACTTTGCATCATCCGGAATAATATGAGCATTTCACTGGTTGATGTTTCGAAATCCAGTGATGTTGGTGGAGCAAGTGCTGAACATCTGTGGGAAACTATAGCAGGCAGAGGGCAGTTCAGGACCTTGGTCACAAATCTGTGGTCAAGCCTCGCTGGCAGGAACCGCCTGAAAAGTCACATAGTTCACTGCCAGGTTCTTCAAGCCTAG
- the LOC117633599 gene encoding uncharacterized protein LOC117633599: MSGGTPTGAGYMRQRHSQGYASSGDDLEDDACSVMRTSSPRSPRVWSRIEIVENVLWLASAAFIVYYGDRKSNLIYLFWHDDRIRRLPLYLGTVGVVFNIIIFCYTSISAWSVRRFDEKWELASISALPFVTLLGVISFCLFCFALWPIWSFLTLPLLFTLFMACMVICPYIIIGIFRQQHDVLRIDYASSELSEKQY; the protein is encoded by the exons ATGTCGGGGGGTACACCAACTGGGGCTGGATATATGAGGCAGAGGCATAGCCAGGGGTATGCATCGAGTGGCGATGATCTTGAGGATGATGCATGTTCGGTTATGCGCACTTCGTCCCCACGAAGTCCGAGAGTTTGGTCACGGATTGAGATTGTAGAGAATGTCCTTTGGCTTGCCTCAGCAGCATTCATTGTTTACTATGGTGATAGGAAATCCAACTTGATATATCTCTTCTGGCATGATGACCGAATCAGAAG ATTGCCTTTATACCTTGGAACGGTGGGCGTGGTTTTCAACATTATCATCTTCTGTTATACAAGTATTTCTGCATGGAGTGTGAGGAGATTTGATGAAAAATGGGAATTAGCTAGTATATCTGCTCTGCCATTTGTGACACTACTTGGCGTCATCTCCTTTTGCTT GTTCTGCTTCGCTTTGTGGCCAATATGGAGTTTCTTGACCCTTCCTCTTCTG TTCACACTGTTTATGGCATGCATGGTTATATGTCCATACATTATAATTGGGATATTTAGGCAACAACATGATGTGCTGCGTATAGATTATGCCTCCTCGGAATTAAGTGAGAAACAATACTGA
- the LOC117633583 gene encoding mediator of RNA polymerase II transcription subunit 17: MDGKMDISLDKLPIKRLDVIEENGLERFPPDVGYEEKRQSLIRRIDFAWAVEKDENKKQKKSSKESAATQWQWQSMVENLQLAHQELSVIIDLINTVETNDAVTVASMTRPKPFHDEVMSDLAVSAATKLQCFRHLGKYFKQSAKALERQVAREARFYGALIRLQQNWKVKRQRVAASASGNEGFTIDLFDSSLYDPAAIFRPSSLSTVRVDHDSAGMLAINLPPNSYRSLQFGFLGADPGGSPIESSQTKIRLSSEAEKESVSDDECVKETHSLLREVHQAIFDEQVFDLVNREAFNQSLGVNVTGIQENYLQLNIGQGTSVFISLVPSRGEQTVDSPSTQNLENTILPLDTLDGLELAEDKPDTVKKTSLIPDQISCEIYLQQIFHQHVFVKAKDRPTSAGARVSGQLAKEGPGLLGHFCMSLAHRIFSNKVLKELENVVKGVPYLQLLSHPTWHSRTSSWMLFVKIPESILHACQTRTSDMRHMRNITKSQFHTKVVVTDDCINVEGEGAPNVVGLFKGNSEEICLMNRYDCDLADLPVIILQQVASQVIRWLHEEALMVGIKANRDFLCLSFELDLGETLSLVAHVDPEDGEGCISWWLVINGGFVEERKLSMDASDGAPESRKFLGHLSLEVLYSTLMDLVSLCTGRGN, from the exons ATGGACGGGAAAATGGATATCTCTCTCGACAAGCTTCCCATCAAGCGCTTGGACGTCATCGAAGAAAACGGCCTCGAACGATTTCCTCC TGATGTAGGTTACGAAGAGAAGCGGCAATCGCTGATTCGGAGAATCGATTTCGCTTGGGCTGTGGAGAAGGACGAGAacaagaagcagaagaagagcTCGAAAGAGAGTGCAGCAACGCAATGGCAGTGGCAGAGCATGGTGGAGAACTTGCAGCTGGCACACCAGGAGCTCTCTGTCATTATAGATCTCATCAACACT GTGGAAACGAATGATGCTGTAACAGTGGCTAGCATGACGCGTCCAAAGCCATTTCATGATGAAGTTATGTCTGATCTTGCTGTATCTGCAGCAACCAAGCTACAATGCTTCCGG CATCTTGGGAAATACTTTAAGCAGTCTGCCAAAGCTTTGGAGCGGCAGGTTGCTAGAGAAGCAAGATTTTATGGTGCTCTAATCAG ATTGCAGCAGAACTGGAAAGTTAAGCGGCAGCGTGTGGCAGCTTCAGCTTCTGGAAATGAAGGCTTCACCATTGATCTCTTTGACAGTTCATTATATGATCCAGCTGCTATATTTCGGCCATCTTCTCTTTCTACAGTTCGTGTTGACCATGACTCAGCTGGCATGCTAGCGATAAATTTACCTCCAAACTCATACCGTTCGCTTCAATTTGGTTTTCTTGGTGCTGATCCGGGTGGTAGTCCAATTGAATCCAGTCAAACCAAAATCCGCTTGTCAAGTGAAGCTGAGAAAGAATCTGTGAGCGACGATGAGTGTGTTAAAGAAACACATTCACTTCTTCGCGAAGTTCATCAAGCAATCTTCGATGAGCAG GTGTTTGATTTGGTAAATCGTGAAGCATTCAACCAGTCTCTAGGAGTCAATGTGACTGGAATACAAGAAAACTATTTACAATTGAACATAGGTCAAGGAACCTCTGTGTTCATATCACTTGTCCCATCTAGAGGTGAACAAACAGTTGACAGTCCAAGCACCCAAAACTTAGAAAATACCATTTTACCTTTGGACACATTGGATGGGTTGGAGTTAGCAGAAGATAAACCGGATACTGTAAAGAAAACTTCACTAATTCCTGATCAAATTAGTTGTGAAATATATCTGCAACAGATTTTTCACCAGCATGTATTTGTCAAAGCAAAGGATAGACCCACTTCAGCAGGTGCTCGAGTATCTGGTCAACTGGCGAAAGAAGGGCCTGGTCTTCTTGGTCATTTCTGCATGTCTTTGGCTCATAggattttttcaaacaaagtTCTTAAGGAGCTGGAAAATGTG GTTAAAGGGGTACCATATCTGCAGTTGTTATCCCACCCCACTTGGCATTCACGGACATCATCCTGGATGCTCTTTGTGAAGATTCCTGAATCTATTCTACATGCATGCCAAACCAGAACGTCAGACATGCGTCACATGAGGAACATTACCAAGTCTCAGTTTCATACTAAGGTGGTTGTAACTGATGATTGCATCAATGTAGAAGGGGAAGGTGCTCCTAATGTTGTTGGCCTGTTCAAAGGGAATTCTGAGGAAATTTGTTTAATGAACAGATACGACTGTGACTTGGCGGATCTTCCTGTGATAATTTTACAGCAG GTTGCAAGTCAAGTTATTCGCTGGCTTCACGAAGAAGCTCTTATGGTTGGAATAAAGGCAAACAGAGACTTTCTATGTTTGTCTTTTGAGCTGGATCTGGGAGAAACACTCAGCTTGGTGGCACATGTGGACCCAGAAGATGGCGAAGGATGTATCTCATGGTGGTTGGTCATAAATGGTGGTTTTGTAGAGGAACGAAAACTTAGTATGGACGCTTCAGATGGTGCACCAGAATCTAGGAAGTTTTTAGGTCATCTATCCCTGGAAGTGTTATATTCAACACTGATGGACTTGGTTAGCCTGTGCACCGGAAGAGGCAACTGA